In Stenotrophomonas sp. ESTM1D_MKCIP4_1, a single genomic region encodes these proteins:
- a CDS encoding KGG domain-containing protein — MATAPHGTQNRGFASMDEDKQRAIAAKGGRAAHASGNAHEFNSAEARVAGRKGGVAISRNRQHMAAIGREGGHARHANAQRQRQQEQQTPAASTWPRSTPGQQS; from the coding sequence ATGGCCACTGCACCCCACGGCACACAGAACCGCGGTTTTGCCTCGATGGATGAAGATAAACAACGTGCGATCGCTGCCAAGGGCGGGCGCGCCGCGCACGCGTCCGGCAACGCCCATGAATTCAACTCAGCCGAGGCACGCGTGGCGGGTCGCAAGGGCGGCGTGGCAATCAGCCGCAACCGCCAGCACATGGCGGCCATCGGCCGCGAGGGCGGCCATGCACGGCATGCCAATGCGCAGCGGCAGCGGCAGCAGGAGCAACAGACGCCTGCCGCATCGACCTGGCCGCGCTCCACACCCGGGCAGCAGAGCTGA
- a CDS encoding glycoside hydrolase family 43 protein, with translation MALGKWMMAACMAAALASGAQAAPPATSGNPILKGWYADPEAAVFNNRYWIFPTTSAEYDAQTTFDAFSSPDLVHWTKHADVLNARNVPWAKRAMWAPSVVENNGKYYFFFAANDIKTESEPGGIGVAVADRPEGPYKDLLGKPLVGAFHNGAQPIDQFVFKDDDGAWYMIYGGWKHANIVRLKDDFTGVLPLADGTLFKEITPAPEYVEGSLMFKRGGRYYFMWSEGGWGGPDYSVAYAIADAPTGPFKRVGKVLQQDASIATSAGHNSVIQVPGTDRWYIVYHRRPLGDSARDHRVTAIERMEFDAQGHILPAKITHEGVAADPLR, from the coding sequence ATGGCGTTGGGCAAGTGGATGATGGCCGCCTGCATGGCAGCGGCACTGGCATCGGGCGCGCAGGCTGCGCCGCCGGCCACCTCGGGTAATCCGATCCTGAAAGGGTGGTATGCCGACCCGGAAGCAGCGGTATTCAACAACCGCTACTGGATATTCCCGACCACCTCCGCCGAGTACGACGCGCAGACCACCTTCGATGCGTTTTCGTCGCCCGATCTGGTGCATTGGACGAAGCATGCCGATGTCCTCAACGCGCGGAACGTTCCCTGGGCCAAGCGCGCGATGTGGGCGCCATCCGTGGTGGAAAACAACGGCAAGTACTACTTCTTCTTCGCCGCCAACGACATCAAGACCGAAAGCGAACCGGGTGGCATCGGGGTGGCCGTGGCCGACCGCCCGGAAGGGCCTTACAAGGACCTGCTCGGCAAGCCGCTGGTCGGCGCTTTCCATAATGGCGCGCAGCCCATCGACCAGTTCGTGTTCAAGGATGACGACGGCGCCTGGTACATGATCTACGGCGGTTGGAAGCACGCAAACATCGTGCGCCTGAAAGATGACTTCACCGGCGTGCTGCCGCTGGCCGATGGCACGCTGTTCAAGGAAATCACGCCGGCACCGGAATACGTGGAAGGCTCGCTGATGTTCAAGCGCGGTGGCCGCTATTACTTCATGTGGTCCGAGGGCGGCTGGGGTGGCCCCGATTACTCGGTGGCCTATGCCATTGCCGATGCACCCACGGGGCCGTTCAAGCGTGTCGGCAAAGTGCTGCAGCAGGACGCGTCCATTGCCACCAGCGCGGGCCACAACTCGGTCATCCAGGTGCCGGGTACCGACCGCTGGTACATCGTTTACCATCGCCGCCCGTTGGGTGACAGCGCCCGCGACCACCGCGTGACCGCCATCGAGCGCATGGAATTCGATGCGCAGGGCCACATCCTGCCGGCGAAGATCACCCATGAGGGCGTGGCGGCCGATCCGCTGCGCTGA
- a CDS encoding H-NS histone family protein yields the protein MTINIESLSLRELGALVAAAEQRKALITTRRPAAAVRRLLKVAAAEAGYTIEELFGDEAAETAAPARKPARRKTGKVAAKYRDPEYKRLTWTGRGRMPRWLAHKVSMGHKVTDFLIPGLAKPTAGKTSNIGKRTVIKKA from the coding sequence ATGACTATCAATATCGAATCGCTCAGCCTCCGGGAGCTGGGCGCACTGGTGGCTGCGGCTGAACAGCGCAAAGCCCTGATCACCACCCGCCGCCCGGCCGCCGCCGTGCGCCGCCTGCTGAAGGTCGCCGCCGCTGAAGCCGGTTACACCATCGAAGAACTCTTCGGCGATGAAGCCGCAGAAACCGCCGCACCCGCGCGTAAACCCGCCCGTCGTAAAACCGGCAAGGTCGCCGCCAAATACCGCGATCCGGAATACAAGCGCCTGACCTGGACCGGCCGTGGCCGCATGCCGCGTTGGCTGGCACACAAGGTGTCCATGGGCCACAAGGTCACCGATTTCCTGATTCCGGGTCTGGCCAAACCAACCGCCGGCAAGACCAGCAACATCGGCAAGCGCACCGTCATCAAGAAAGCCTGA
- a CDS encoding YcxB family protein, which produces MISGILTQEQHLHALRLHRRKAVKVLVGVLLGCAVVGIAALAVGHHFPGLVLVGGSLCGVVGAFVQSRLALPRQIAKIHRQQASLHAHYTYSWDDEWLSVASEHVQAKRRWSDYIKMRESDELLLLYHSDVMFEVFPKAWFNEQTQINEFRRLASRATG; this is translated from the coding sequence ATGATCTCCGGAATACTTACTCAAGAGCAGCATCTCCACGCACTTCGCCTGCATCGGCGGAAGGCCGTAAAGGTGCTGGTAGGGGTGCTGCTGGGGTGCGCAGTTGTCGGCATTGCCGCGCTCGCCGTGGGCCATCACTTCCCCGGCCTGGTCTTGGTTGGCGGCAGCCTCTGCGGAGTAGTCGGTGCATTCGTCCAGTCCAGGCTGGCGCTGCCACGCCAGATCGCCAAGATCCATCGTCAGCAGGCGAGCCTGCACGCGCACTACACCTACAGCTGGGACGACGAGTGGCTCAGCGTTGCATCGGAGCATGTGCAGGCCAAACGGCGGTGGTCGGATTACATCAAGATGCGGGAAAGTGATGAGCTGCTGCTTCTCTACCATTCGGACGTCATGTTCGAGGTTTTCCCGAAAGCATGGTTCAACGAACAGACGCAGATCAATGAGTTCCGTCGACTGGCCTCGCGGGCGACAGGCTAA
- a CDS encoding PA2169 family four-helix-bundle protein has product MSTQSTIEHRLNDLIEIARDGKSFYEEAATKVKDTELSALFVRIAGVKARIVSSLSSAVAATGGKPAEHGTMVGSMQQFYGKVRAAFGDTNYGYVAELEESEDRLLAAFKDVLNDNDLPPAVRQEVTAWLPEVQDCHRVMRDRKHAMKAA; this is encoded by the coding sequence ATGAGCACCCAGTCCACCATCGAACACCGCCTCAACGACCTGATCGAGATCGCCCGCGACGGCAAGTCGTTCTACGAAGAAGCCGCGACCAAGGTGAAGGACACCGAGCTGTCGGCCCTGTTCGTGCGCATTGCGGGCGTCAAGGCACGCATCGTGTCCTCGCTGAGCAGCGCCGTTGCAGCCACCGGCGGCAAGCCGGCCGAGCACGGCACGATGGTCGGTTCCATGCAGCAGTTCTACGGCAAGGTGCGCGCCGCCTTCGGCGATACCAACTATGGCTATGTGGCCGAGCTGGAAGAATCGGAAGATCGCCTGCTGGCGGCCTTCAAGGATGTGCTGAATGACAACGATCTGCCGCCGGCCGTGCGCCAGGAAGTGACCGCATGGCTGCCGGAAGTGCAGGACTGCCACCGCGTGATGCGCGACCGCAAGCATGCGATGAAGGCGGCCTGA